Proteins from one Juglans microcarpa x Juglans regia isolate MS1-56 chromosome 6S, Jm3101_v1.0, whole genome shotgun sequence genomic window:
- the LOC121237302 gene encoding uncharacterized protein At5g50100, chloroplastic, whose protein sequence is MALRGAVATACNVGGRQRNTSLLSIPHYLRFKFNRLPSHPLHRFTAFPMHQPALRCPIRAVSEATANPVTPKKEGGEESPPNWKIKMLYDGDCPLCMREVNMLRERNERYATIKFVDISSDDYSPEENQGLDYKTVMGRIHAILSDGTVVTDVDAFRRLYEQVGLGWVYAITKYEPIATVADAIYGVWAKYRLQITGRPSLEEVLEARKKNKGEVCNDKNTCKM, encoded by the exons ATGGCATTGAGAGGAGCTGTTGCTACGGCCTGCAACGTTGGGGGAAGACAAAGGAACACATCTCTCCTATCGATTCCTCACTATCTCAGATTCAAATTCAATCGACTTCCCTCACATCCTCTCCATAGATTCACAGCCTTTCCTATGCACCAACCCg CGCTTAGATGCCCAATTCGTGCTGTAAGTGAGGCAACTGCCAATCCGGTAACACCCAAGAAGGAAGGTGGAGAAGAATCACCTCCGAATTGGAAGATCAAAATGCTGTACGATGGGGACTGCCCGCTTTGTATGCGTGAG GTTAACATGCTCAGAGAGAGGAATGAGCGCTATGCTACGATCAAATTTGTTGATATAAGCTCGGATGATTACTCCCCAGAGGAAAATCAAGGCCTAGACTACAAAACT GTTATGGGAAGGATTCACGCAATCCTATCTGATGGAACTGTAGTCACTGATGTTGAT GCATTTAGAAGGTTATATGAACAAGTGGGTCTCGGATGGGTTTATGCCATTACCAAATATGAACCT ATTGCAACAGTAGCTGATGCCATATATGGTGTTTGGGCTAAATATCGTCTTCAAATCACAG GACGGCCATCTTTAGAAGAGGTTTTGGAGGCTCGAAAGAAGAACAAG GGTGAAGTATGCAATGACAAGAATACTTGTAAGATGTGA
- the LOC121237301 gene encoding flavonol 7-O-beta-glucosyltransferase UGT74F1-like, with translation MHRVRLPSSVLLLPPYPLSTLSLHFPLGLRHRAQTIVWLQTRDSTLTHQGNSHHPLIEDDNNNNNVIVAAKSQGHSARTPVRISSIHRAKSISVNKKMNNQRGHVIVLTYPAQGHINPLLQFAKRLASKGLKVTLATTHYTVKSIHSATVGVEPISDGFDEAGFKQAPSLEAYLDSFKSVGSKTLAELISKFNDSASPVNCIVYDSLLPWALHVAKQFGIYGAVFLTNSASVCSMYWHIHHGHLTLPVKQETEQLLLPGLPPLGISNLPCFLGQPALATAYLTVILEQFVLLEENDWVFCNSFEELESELVKAMMGLWPLVMTGPTVPSAYLDQQINGDRTYGASLWELSSDQCLRWLETQPPKSVVYVSFGSMADITSEQAEEIAWGLIASNVHFLLVARDSEDKFPSGFLNSVRGRGLIVPWCNQLDVLAHPAVGCFVTHCGWNSTLEALSIGVPMVALPQWSDQPTNAMFVEELWRVGVKAKKNKEGIVSRDELEMCIMEVMVGTKSEEIKENASKWRKLAIRAVSSGGSSDKNINEFVGKLMKERGVGKNA, from the exons ATGCACCGAGTCAGACTTCCTTCATCTGTTCTACTTCTTCCTCCTTATCCActttccactctctctctccactttcCACTCGGACTCCGCCATCGAGCTCAGACTATCGTTTGGCTCCAAACTCGTGATTCCACCCTCACCCATCAAGGAAATTCCCACCACCCTCTGATCGAGGacgacaacaacaacaacaacgtTATTGTTGCTGCCAAGTCCCAGG GACACTCAGCTAGAACGCCTGTAAGAATATCTTCTATTCACCGAGCAAAGTCCATCTCtgtaaacaagaaaatgaacaaCCAGAGAGGCCATGTCATTGTGCTCACATATCCTGCCCAAGGCCACATAAATCCTCTCCTCCAGTTTGCAAAACGTTTGGCCAGCAAAGGACTCAAGGTAACTCTGGCCACTACTCATTATACCGTCAAGTCTATTCATTCAGCCACAGTAGGCGTGGAGCCCATCTCAGATGGCTTTGATGAAGCTGGATTTAAGCAAGCTCCAAGTCTAGAAGCCTACTTAGATTCTTTCAAATCAGTAGGATCGAAAACTCTAGCAGAGCTGATATCAAAGTTCAATGATTCAGCCTCACCAGTAAACTGTATTGTGTATGACTCTTTGCTACCATGGGCTCTTCATGTGGCTAAGCAATTTGGCATCTATGGTGCTGTGTTCTTAACAAACTCGGCTTCTGTTTGCTCCATGTATTGGCATATCCATCACGGTCACCTTACTTTGCCTGTGAAGCAAGAAACTGAGCAGCTGTTGTTGCCTGGCCTTCCTCCCCTTGGCATTTCTAACTTGCCATGTTTTCTTGGGCAGCCCGCACTTGCCACTGCTTACTTGACAGTGATCCTGGAGCAATTTGTCCTTTTGGAAGAGAATGATTGGGTGTTCTGTAACAGTTTCGAAGAGCTGGAAAGTGAG CTAGTGAAGGCTATGATGGGACTCTGGCCCTTGGTGATGACTGGTCCAACGGTGCCATCAGCCTACCTAGACCAGCAGATCAATGGAGATAGAACTTATGGAGCCAGTCTTTGGGAGCTTAGCAGTGACCAGTGCCTGAGATGGCTTGAGACACAACCACCAAAGTCAGTGGTATACGTATCATTTGGAAGCATGGCAGACATCACATCTGAACAGGCTGAAGAAATTGCATGGGGTTTAATAGCAAGCAATGTGCATTTCCTACTCGTTGCAAGAGATTCCGAGGACAAGTTTCCGAGTGGCTTTCTTAATTCAGTACGAGGAAGAGGATTGATTGTGCCGTGGTGCAACCAACTAGACGTTCTAGCACACCCGGCTGTTGGTTGCTTTGTGACACATTGTGGGTGGAACTCAACATTGGAGGCCTTGAGCATAGGGGTGCCAATGGTAGCACTTCCACAGTGGAGTGACCAGCCTACTAATGCCATGTTTGTGGAGGAGTTGTGGCGGGTGGGAGTAAAGgccaagaaaaacaaagaggggATCGTGTCGCGGGATGAGCTAGAGATGTGTATAATGGAAGTTATGGTAGGAACAAAAAGTGAAGAGATAAAGGAGAATGCAAGTAAATGGAGAAAGCTTGCAATAAGAGCTGTTAGTTCAGGTGGAAGCTCGGATAAGAACATCAATGAATTTGTAGGTAAGTTGATGAAAGAGAGAGGAGTGGGGAAGAATGCTTGA